One Helianthus annuus cultivar XRQ/B chromosome 12, HanXRQr2.0-SUNRISE, whole genome shotgun sequence genomic region harbors:
- the LOC110892815 gene encoding uncharacterized protein LOC110892815 yields MTNGQPNHRNHASSSSGSTKAEKRKEYHKRYYAARKENNKVSKFGSGDGSQSASSISLMSNRSTERTPLRSLQSNITQFTQTTNENASSVSTIKRKEYNKGCSNTRNDNGMRISNGSQVNQTPIDDVTPTTTFPSVIDEARHRTSPGFRIHPRTLLPQFAEVIDQPSFQDGSVQDDPYNFVYNGVPGEHRVLKERGACPNCGAKRFQYEFDTFCCMSGKTVLANLEIPEELYRLFTSQDEIGDMFRQNIRAYNTNFSFASMGVTLDDTLNNMRDGVYTFRAHKGIYHRIDQLVPRDGTPRYLQLYFYDPDTELDHRLRWPNLDRRPLDNYRVTLNTSVELDQRVYNRPTTSEVAGIWVEGNDNITSYKRSIVVYGRSEYSQTIHPYFSCYDPLSYPLFFPNGESGWHGNIPRQGVSINEVRNNDNIEGEMEEANTRSGRTTVAMREYYCYKFQIRSTDNLLLFGGRLLQQFVVDVYIKIETSRLEFCERNQAKIWAELYQGIVDCVNTGEVHANRVGKRIVLPASFIGGPRDMRHRFLDAMTLVQDDGKPDVFLTMTCNPKWPEICDNLHVGQTATDRPDLVSRVFWAKLEDLKDQLFKKHVLGEVKAYVYVIEFQKRGLPHAHFLLIMYPQHKINNADHYDKVVCTEIPNKLTHPRLHEMVVKHMIHGPCGNLRSSSPCMQGDPKICRFHYPRQFNEQTTQGEDSYPLYRRRDTGIEVDLRGQTLDNRWVVPYNPRLLMMFNCHMNVEVCSSIKSVKYLFKYVYKGHDKQVIQVDQSEPGVVINEIKRFQDARYISPPEAMWRIFSFSLSQIFPAVLALQLHLPNNQMVRFRDDELMPNIVDRERDKRTMLTAFFEINRNDETARVHLYKDFPKHFTWNGSTRRWSRRFGKKQRGRIVSANPAEGERYYLRLLLSNVRGPTSFEHLCTVNGQQCATFRKAALELGLIEDDVYLSQCLEEASTFQFPNALRMLFATIMIFCQPGDIRKLWNDHFDSLSEDHRLHCQTIERVQNMVLTEISVLVQSMGKNFNEFDLPKIIDNVNLQDAGYRELQEEYGIVLEPEHLSAKDSLNSDQKNVFDEIMMHVDNDLPGVFFIDGPGGTGKTFLYIALLTEIRSRGLIALATASSGAAAHSRFKIPLNLENNSMCNIKKQSGAAKLIRSAKIIIWDEASMAKRQAIEAVDRTFQDIIGVSLPFGGKIMVMGGDFRQVLPVIKRGTRAQIVDSSVRMSPLWSLTKKMRLTINMRALKDPWFSKFLLRVGDGTEEPIEGNYIRIPDDMTIQCNNRENAIKELIHAIFPSIEDNVYSSDYIISRAILSTKNDSVDEINNQMIEIFQGEEKVYYSFDEAEDDQRNFYPVEFLNSLNVSGLPPHKLRLKIGCPIILLRNIDPSHGLCNGTRLICKGFMRNVIDAEIAVGQHAGKRVFLPRIPLTLSEDDMFPFKLKRKQFPIRLSFSMTINKAQGQTIPNVGIYLPDSVFSHGQLYVALSRGISRQSTKVLVHLAKEFKQRGVYTSNVVYQEVLRD; encoded by the exons ATGACTAATGGACAACCAAACCATCGTAATCATGCTTCTAGCTCGAGCGGATCTACTAAAGCTGAAAAACGAAAAGAGTATCACAAAAGATACTATGCTGCACGCAAAGAAAATAACAAAGTATCTAAATTTGGGAGTGGTGATGGCTCCCAAAGTGCTTCATCAATATCTTTAATGAGTAATAGGTCAACAGAAAGGACGCCGTTAAGAAGTTTACAAAGTAATATTACTCAATTTACACAAACAACAAATGAGAACGCCTCAAGTGTTTCTACTATAAAACGCAAGGAGTACAATAAAGGATGTTCTAATACACGAAACGATAATGGAATGCGTATTTCAAATGGCAGTCAAGTCAACCAAACCCCGATAGATGATGTTACGCCGACAACCACATTCCCATCTGTAATTGACGAAGCTAGGCATAGAACATCACCAG GTTTTCGAATTCATCCGCGTACTTTATTACCCCAATTTGCTGAAGTAATTGATCAACCTTCCTTCCAAGATGGGAGCGTGCAAGATGATCCTTATAATTTTGTTTACAATGGTGTACCTGGAGAGCATCGTGTTTTAAAGGAACGAGGTGCATGTCCTAATTGTGGAGCAAAACGATTTCAGTATGAATTTGATACCTTTTGTTGTATGAGTGGGAAAACTGTGTTAGCAAACTTAGAAATTCCAGAGGAATTGTACCGACTTTTCACGTCTCAAGATGAAATTGGAGATATGTTTAGGCAAAACATTCGTGCTTATAACACCAATTTTTCTTTTGCCTCAATGGGTGTGACATTGGATGATACATTGAACAATATGAGAGACGGCGTATATACTTTTCGTGCACATAAAGGAATATATCACAGAATCGACCAATTAGTTCCGAGGGATGGGACCCCTAGGTACTTGCAGTTGTATTTTTACGATCCAGATACTGAGTTAGATCACAGACTCCGATGGCCAAATCTTGATCGGC GACCCCTGGACAACTATAGAGTCACTTTGAATACTTCGGTTGAACTTGACCAAAGGGTGTACAACCGACCAACGACATCGGag GTTGCTGGTATTTGGGTTGAAGGTAATGACAATATCACTTCATATAAACGAAGTATTGTTGTGTACGGTAGGTCTGAATATAGTCAAACTATTCATCCGTACTTCAGCTGTTACGATCCATTGTCGTATCCTCTATTTTTTCCTAATGGTGAGTCAGGTTGGCATGGTAACATACCACGTCAAGGAGTATCAATCAATGAGGTTCGCAACAATGACAACATCGAAGGAGAAATGGAAG AGGCAAACACACGAAGTGGTAGAACAACCGTGGCTATGCGAGAGTACTACTGTTACAAGTTCCAGATTCGATCTACCGATAATCTGCTTTTGTTCGGTGGTAGGCTGCTACAGCAGTTTGTGGTTGATGTTTACATCAAAATTGAGACGTCACGCTTAGAATTTTGTGAGAGAAACCAGGCTAAGATTTGGGCCGAATTGTACCAAGGTATTGTGGATTGCGTCAATACTGGTGAGGTTCATGCAAACAGAGTCGGGAAAAGAATTGTGTTGCCTGCATCTTTCATCGGGGGGCCTCGCGACATGCGTCATCGGTTTCTAGACGCGATGACGTTAGTTCAAGATGACGGCAAGCCTGATGTATTCCTTACAATGACATGTAATCCTAAGTGGCCTGAGATATGTGATAACTTACATGTTGGTCAAACTGCTACAGATCGTCCAGACCTTGTTTCAAGAGTGTTCTGGGCTAAATTAGAAGATCTTAAGGATCAACTCTTCAAGAAACATGTCCTCGGGGAAGTTAAGGCATACGTCTATGTCATTGAATTTCAAAAGCGGGGTTTGCCGCACGCACATTTTCTCCTAATCATGTACCCGCAACACAAGATCAATAACGCGGACCATTATGATAAGGTTGTGTGTACTGAAATTCCTAACAAACTAACACATCCCAGATTGCATGAGATGGTTGTCAAGCACATGATTCACGGTCCTTGCGGCAATTTACGATCAAGCAGTCCTTGTATGCAGGGTGATCCTAAAATTTGTCGTTTTCACTATCCTAGACAATTTAACGAACAGACGACACAAGGAGAAGATTCGTATCCGTTGTATCGAAGGAGAGACACCGGGATAGAAGTGGACCTACGAGGACAAACACTTGATAACAGATGGGTGGTCCCATATAACCCAAGGCTTTTGATGATGTTTAACTGCCACATGAATGTTGAAGTTTGCTCAAGTATAAAATCTGTGAAATATCTTTTCAAATATGTTTATAAAGGACATGACAAACAGGTTATTCAAGTCGATCAAAGTGAGCCAGGGGTTGTTATTAATGAGATAAAAAGATTTCAAGATGCACGCTACATATCGCCCCCAGAGGCTATGTGGCGCATTTTTTCCTTCTctctttctcaaatctttcctGCTGTTCTAGCCTTACAACTTCATCTCCCAAATAATCAGATGGTTAGATTTAGAGATGATGAGTTGATGCCTAATATTGTTGATAGGGAAAGGGATAAGAGAACCATGCTAACAGCATTTTTTGAGATAAATAGAAATGATGAAACAGCAAGGGTACATttgtataaagattttccaaaacACTTTACGTGGAATGGAAGCACACGCCGTTGGAGTCGTCGTTTCGGTAAAAAACAAAGAGGTCGTATCGTTTCCGCTAATCCAGCCGAAGGAGAAAGGTACTACTTACGCCTACTTTTGTCAAATGTTAGAGGGCCTACTTCTTTTGAACATCTTTGCACAGTTAATGGTCAACAGTGTGCGACATTTCGGAAAGCAGCTCTTGAGTTAGGCTTAATAGAAGACGATGTATATCTATCACAATGTCTCGAAGAAGCCTCTACATTTCAGTTTCCCAATGCTCTTAGAATGTTATTTGCGACCATAATGATTTTTTGCCAACCTGGAGATATTCGAAAGTTATGGAATGACCACTTTGATTCATTGTCTGAAGATCATCGGTTACACTGTCAAACTATAGAACGAGTTCAAAATATGGTTCTTACCGAAATTAGTGTCTTGGTACAATCCATGGGTAAAAATTTCAATGAGTTCGACCTTCCTAAGATAATAGACAATGTTAACTTACAAGATGCAGGTTATCGTGAGTTACAAGAAGAGTATGGGATTGTTTTGGAACCTGAACACTTGAGTGCCAAAGATTCACTTAATTCGGACCAAAAAAACGTGTTTGATGAGATCATGATGCATGTTGATAATGATCTTCCAGGCGTATTCTTTATTGATGGTCCAGGTGGAACTGGAAAAACATTTTTGTACATTGCCTTGCTAACTGAAATTCGGTCACGTGGTCTTATTGCCCTCGCAACAGCTTCATCAGGTGCAGCGGCTCACTCGAGATTCAAGATTCCTCTTAATCTTGAAAATAATTCAATGTGCAATATCAAAAAACAGAGTGGGGCCGCTAAACTGATTCGGTCTGCCAAAATAATCATATGGGATGAAGCGTCGATGGCTAAACGACAGGCGATAGAGGCAGTCGATCGTACATTCCAAGACATTATAGGTGTTAGTCTCCCATTTGGTGGAAAGATAATGGTTATGGGAGGTGACTTCAGACAAGTGTTGCCGGTTATTAAACGTGGCACTCGAGCACAAATTGTAGACTCCAGCGTACGAATGTCACCTCTTTGGTCTTTGACTAAGAAGATGCGGTTGACCATAAATATGAGAGCGCTAAAAGATCCATGGTTTTCTAAATTTCTTTTAAGAGTCGGCGATGGAACTGAAGAACCAATCGAAGGAAACTATATCCGCATACCTGATGACATGACAATTCAGTGCAACAACAGAGAAAACGCTATAAAAGAATTGATCCATGCCATCTTTCCATCAATTGAAGATAATGTATATTCTTCAGATTATATAATCTCTAGAGCAATATTGTCAACTAAAAATGATAGTGTTGACGAGATTAATAATCAAATGATTGaaatttttcaaggggaggaaaAAGTTTATTACAGTTTTGATGAAGCTGAAGACGATCAGCGCAACTTCTATCCGGTCGAGTTCTTAAATTCGCTAAATGTTAGTGGTTTGCCGCCTCATAAGCTTCGTTTAAAAATTGGATGCCCAATAATATTGTTACGTAATATCGATCCATCACATGGCCTGTGTAATGGCACGCGGTTGATATGTAAGGGTTTCATGCGAAATGTTATTGATGCGGAAATTGCAGTCGGTCAACATGCCGGAAAAAGAGTTTTTTTGCCAAGAATCCCTCTAACCCTTTCTGAAGATGACATGTTCCCATTCAAGctgaaaagaaaacaatttccaATTCGACTTAGCTTTTCCATGACGATTAATAAAGCTCAAGGTCAAACAATTCCGAACGTTGGTATTTATCTACCGGATTCTGTATTTTCACATGGACAACTTTATGTCGCGTTATCAAGAGGGATTTCAAGACAAAGTACGAAGGTGTTGGTACATCTCGCCAAAGAATTCAAACAACGCGGAGTTTACACATCAAATGTTGTCTACCAGGAAGTGTTGCGTGATTAA
- the LOC110892814 gene encoding putative F-box only protein 15, producing MADLPVHTIVFEILTRVPAKDVGRSKSVCKQWYALLSTQDFVRIHCSRSLVSSNQRVLLIDDLTCSVHPIIFQSNDYGPSSIVTFPFHHHNNDVSILSHLNGLLCVCLNHTYELLLWNPTTTDFKHLSTPDSHGFYINNLDAIGLYVDADDDYKVLHITRRSGVLGVYVYSREVDSWRNIPFITRQEYLSPHFNWSAGTFCGGTLYFTVCECWVGGTNVVICFDVNSEQFKEISFPPVPSTGMVQGVLVNVKNELHMFASTGMFEMTIDLWTLQGDYWIKVLSCPPIPSISLSLWCDITHYVTNGNWFVMTKLGKLFTIEMDMKPFECFYPVTWFRGFKGAVFVETIVSPSI from the coding sequence ATGGCTGACCTTCCTGTTCATACAATCGTGTTTGAGATATTAACGAGGGTGCCAGCGAAGGATGTAGGTCGTTCTAAGAGTGTATGTAAGCAATGGTACGCGTTACTGTCAACACAAGATTTCGTAAGGATACATTGTTCTCGCTCATTAGTTTCATCTAACCAGAGAGTTCTACTAATTGACGACCTAACATGCTCTGTTCATCCGATCATCTTTCAATCCAATGACTATGGGCCAAGCTCCATAGTTACATTTCCATTCCATCACCATAATAATGATGTCTCAATACTTTCACATTTGAACGGATTGTTGTGTGTTTGCTTGAATCATACATACGAGCTGcttctttggaatccaacaacTACTGATTTCAAGCATTTGTCAACCCCTGATTCTCATGGATTCTATATAAATAACCTTGATGCCATTGGTTTGTACGTTGACGCTGACGATGATTACAAGGTCTTGCATATAACGCGTAGGAGTGGTGTACTTGGTGTCTATGTTTATTCTAGGGAAGTAGACTCTTGGAGAAATATTCCTTTCATAACAAGACAAGAGTACCTAAGCCCTCATTTCAATTGGTCAGCTGGCACATTTTGTGGTGGTACTCTATATTTCACTGTTTGCGAATGTTGGGTTGGAGGTACGAATGTAGTGATTTGTTTTGATGTTAATTCGGAGCAGTTCAAGGAGATAAGCTTTCCACCCGTTCCTTCTACAGGAATGGTTCAAGGTGTTTTAGTGAATGTAAAAAATGAGCTTCACATGTTTGCTAGCACTGGCATGTTTGAGATGACAATTGACCTATGGACGCTACAAGGGGATTACTGGATTAAGGTCTTATCATGTCCTCCGATCCCCTCGATATCATTGTCATTGTGGTGCGATATAACACATTATGTGACAAATGGTAATTGGTTTGTGATGACTAAATTAGGGAAGTTGTTTACAATTGAAATGGATATGAAGCCCTTCGAATGTTTTTATCCCGTTACTTGGTTTCGAGGTTTTAAGGGTGCGGTGTTTGTGGAGACCATTGTTTCACCAAGTATTTAG